One genomic segment of Tubulanus polymorphus chromosome 4, tnTubPoly1.2, whole genome shotgun sequence includes these proteins:
- the LOC141903747 gene encoding monocarboxylate transporter 13-like produces the protein MTTDNEFGDDFREPGRIEGYCLVLASVGILMILGGVFYSVGILIVEWAEYFDTGYEVVSWIGAGHGMCLILAPVAGVLVKKFGLRRCLVVSGILNGLSICCSALSTKLWLIYVLWIFSGMVHSFHNGPVIAYFLIRFRRYRSIASAFIMSSVSLGTIVFGVIINATIEVYTWRGAVLIIGALTLNLIPCSLVLRTWNKPLRNKDILIIQEKQNGTIMHSDDNTAQDQLVSDQNNDKTTEKTSSGCKNMLDVEILRQPTFIGVIFPVFFLYVGVSIIFVHIVSGFADICKLDLESARYLVPYLGASNTVSRFIVSIISQHPRIDTFTLFLIVNVLLSVTVALIPVFEGFTAAVVLVVIIGIGLSAFSGLTHLVVADIIEYRYLHMAVQYMLLPSGVGYMVGAPLAGWLYDATGNYIYSFELTAGLVAVSVLVMIPFWIKHIRSLTSEKPSEIRRLRSAVSREWIASHMSLA, from the exons ATGACGACTGATAATGAATTCGGGGACGATTTTCGCGAGCCGGGTAGAATTGAAGGATATTGTCTGGTGTTAGCTAGTGTAGGAATACTCATGATTTTAGGGGGAGTTTTCTATTCAGTCGGTATTCTGATCGTCGAATGGGCGGAATATTTCGATACGGGGTACGAGGTTGTGTCGTGGATAGGCGCAGGTCACGGAATGTGTCTCATATTAG CCCCAGTTGCTGGTGTGTTAGTTAAGAAATTTGGATTAAGGCGATGTttagtcgtgtctggtattCTGAACGGTTTATCTATTTGCTGCTCCGCACTTTCGACGAAACTATGGCTGATATACGTTCTATGGATATTCAGTG GAATGGTTCATTCGTTCCATAACGGACCCGTGATCGCTTACTTCCTCATCAGATTCCGCCGCTACAGATCGATAGCCAGCGCTTTCATAATGTCATCAGTTTCTTTGGGAACTATCGTCTTCGGGGTCATCATAAACGCGACCATCGAAGTTTATACCTGGCGAGGAGCAGTTCTAATAATCGGCGCCTTAACTCTGAATCTAATACCCTGTAGTTTAGTCCTGCGCACATGGAATAAACCTCTACGCAATAAAGACATTCTTATTATACAAGAAAAGCAAAATGGCACCATTATGCATAGCGATGATAATACTGCGCAAGATCAATTGGTCAGTGATCAAAATAACGAtaaaacaacagaaaaaaCATCCTCGGGCTGTAAGAATATGTTAGACGTTGAGATTCTGCGACAACCAACTTTTATAGGAGTTATTTTTCCTGTATTTTTCTTGTATGTGGGCGTTTCAATCATATTTGTGCACATAGTTTCCGGATTCGCTGATATTTGCAAATTGGATTTAGAAAGCGCTAGATATCTAGTTCCGTACTTGGGAGCTAGTAATACGGTATCACGATTTATCGTATCTATAATCTCGCAGCATCCTCGTATTGATACATTCACTCTGTTTCTAATAGTTAATGTTTTACTAAGCGTTACGGTGGCGCTAATTCCTGTATTCGAAGGATTCACAGCCGCTGTTGTTTTAGTTGTTATCATTGGAATCGGATTGTCAGCATTTTCTGGACTCACTCATCTAGTTGTTGCTGATATCATAGAGTATAGATATCTTCATATGGCCGTACAATACATGTTGTTACCTTCTGGAGTTGGATACATGGTCGGTGCTCCATTAGCCG ggtGGCTATATGACGCAACCGGGAACTACATCTATTCATTTGAATTGACGGCAGGTTTAGTGGCGGTCAGTGTTCTAGTAATGATACCATTCTGGATTAAACACATCCGTTCATTAACGAGTGAAAAGCCATCAGAAATCCGTCGTCTGCGGTCAGCTGTTAGCCGTGAATGGATAGCATCTCATATGTCGTTAGCATAA
- the LOC141904438 gene encoding transmembrane protein 26-like — protein sequence MLAIGRCLLPNDFSNRILLTQMLLGLIANGADVIEFFQIQNDMKLKGVRDPIIFVHLALWSFSMLPFCFSLSLLVRREEDPAPKPTTDESSDEKEQTRKEAFKDVLFAERWSVILDVTCMDAPYLAARIYVMIEYNIFTSTLLFFAVKNAFKVVGGIALFFMMMPCCKGKAASKTSKVSPDDIEA from the coding sequence ATGCTCGCTATCGGTCGATGTTTGTTGCCGAATGATTTCAGTAACCGCATTCTCCTGACTCAAATGCTACTGGGGCTCATCGCTAACGGCGCTGACGTCATCGAATTCTTCCAAATCCAAAACGATATGAAACTCAAGGGCGTTCGCGATCCGATTATTTTCGTTCACTTGGCCTTGTGGTCGTTCAGTATGCTGCCCTTCTGTTTCTCACTGAGTCTGCTTGTTCGACGAGAAGAGGACCCTGCGCCTAAACCGACGACCGACGAAAGTTCGGACGAGAAGGAGCAAACACGCAAGGAAGCGTTCAAGGACGTTCTATTCGCTGAACGCTGGTCAGTGATTCTAGACGTCACATGTATGGATGCGCCTTACCTAGCAGCGAGAATATACGTCATGATTGAGTATAACATATTCACGAGTACGCTGCTATTCTTCGCTGTTAAAAACGCCTTTAAGGTGGTTGGAGGAATCGCCTTGTTCTTTATGATGATGCCGTGCTGCAAAGGGAAAGCGGCGAGCAAAACATCGAAGGTGTCACCTGATGATATTGAGGCCTAG
- the LOC141904439 gene encoding transmembrane protein 26-like: MCGHKCKDVCSILGAIFVRTIITFFMLITIWRVTVGYGTVYWLLSLSLVPLVAEGIYRLIRYKGAETNRWFCVCFSLFLLPVVVCIWLLQLKYNECILDAIQNSTRQSLCEGDTIAMSHERIFGIRVAVPQLSQLNWIMSIQQVMVIVLGVGRCFLPCNYSGRVRLAQMLLGLIANGADVIEFFQLQQDFEISDVRDLAAYVHLALWTFSMLPFCFSLSLVDEQDADPVLESTTDESLDESIKPNTILFKDILIYQRWAVILDAVCMDGPFLVMRICFMIWYKITTSSLLFFSVKNALKLVGGVALFFMMLPRCSGQGKAARRERKVSPEDIEM, from the exons ATGTGCGGACACAAATGCAAAGATGTATGTAGCATTTTGGGAGCGATATTCGTACGAACGATTATCACGTTTTTCATGCTAATTACGATTTGGCGAGTCACCGTGGGCTACGGAACGGTTTACTGGCTGTTGTCTTTGTCGCTGGTTCCGTTAGTTGCCGAAGGAATCTATCGACTCATCAGATATAAAGGAGCCGAAACTAATAGATG GTTCTGCGTTTGTTTCTCGTTATTTCTCCTCCCGGTCGTTGTCTGTATTTGGCTACTGCAGTTGAAGTATAACGAATGTATCCTCGACGCGATTCAGAACTCCACCCGTCAAAGCCTTTGCGAAGGCGATACTATCGCGATGTCACATGAGAGAATATTCGGG ATACGCGTAGCAGTTCCTCAACTCTCTCAACTCAATTGGATTATGAGTATTCAGCAGGTTATGGTTATCGTGCTCGGTGTCGGTCGATGTTTTTTGCCGTGCAATTACAGTGGTCGTGTCCGTTTGGCTCAAATGTTATTGGGGCTCATCGCTAACGGCGCTGACGTCATCGAATTTTTTCAACTGCAACAAGATTTTGAAATCTCGGACGTACGCGATCTGGCCGCTTACGTTCACTTAGCCTTGTGGACGTTCAGTATGCTGCCATTCTGTTTCTCACTGAGTCTAGTTGATGAACAAGACGCGGATCCCGTACTTGAATCGACGACCGACGAAAGTCTGGATGAGTCGATAAAGCCAAACACGATATTGTTCaaggatatattgatttaTCAACGCTGGGCAGTGATTCTAGATGCCGTATGTATGGATGGACCCTTCCTAGTGATGAGGATATGTTTCATGatttggtacaaaataacCACGAGTTCGCTGCTATTTTTCTCTGTGAAAAATGCCTTGAAGTTGGTCGGAGGAGTGGCCCTGTTTTTCATGATGCTGCCGCGCTGTTCCGGCCAAGGGAAAGCTGCAAGACGAGAAAGGAAAGTGTCGCCAGAAGATATTGAAATGTAG
- the LOC141903431 gene encoding alkaline phosphatase-like yields MSYRAVVVVVACVPLFYLTGLDCAVPRKTENADFWNKIGQDTLKDRLDHMPNINVAKNVIIFIGDGMGLPTVVATRIYKGQSQGQLGEETQLVYDKFPNVALSKTYNTDHQVADSAGTATAMLCGFKTKYGVLGVDDTVERGKCSTLDPNNKFHSILKWAKDAGKSVGMVTTTKVTHATPGALYAQSVDRNWEDNTKIPAPDVGKCKDIAAQLIDGDGKDLDVIFGGGRCHFYTKSDTDPEYPNKKGKRTDGRNLVTEWKANQKKANLRHTYVHDKNGFDQINPKNVDRVLGLFEYSHMQYEGERLNDTAGEPSIAEMTKKAIEILKKNKNGFFLLVEGGRIDHGHHESWAKLAIIDSWAFEAAIGEVEQLTSVRDTLTVVTADHSHVFDLGGYPTRGSPLFGLNDYENDTSNLPFTTLMYTNGPGYAISKTNGSRQLLTPKQTGALKYRQESGINLKEETHGGEDVSIYARGPMSFLFNGVVEQNYIAHAMGYAACIGPNKNHCHESDKRYNICTTSKGAQTKSYVTLLTITAVVYVNYVIS; encoded by the exons ATGTCTTACCGAGCGGTAGTAGTTGTTGTAGCGTGCGTCCCGCTTTTTTACTTGACCGGCTTGGACTGCGCCGTACCGCGTAAAACAGAGA ATGCCGATTTCTGGAACAAAATTGGCCAAGATACGCTTAAAGACAGATTGGATCATATGCCAAATATCAATGTCGCCAAAAacgtcattattttcatcggcGACGGAATGGGACTGCCGACTGTCGTAGCTACTCGAATATACAAGGGTCAATCGCAAGGTCAACTAGGCGAAGAAACCCAGCTGGTCTACGATAAATTCCCGAATGTCGCGTTATCCAAG ACGTATAATACAGACCATCAAGTGGCTGATTCGGCTGGTACCGCCACTGCTATGCTGTGCGGTTTTAAGACCAAGTACGGAGTTCTAGGCGTCGACGACACTGTTGAACGCGGTAAATGCTCCACGCTCGACCCGAATAACAAATTCCATTCGATCCTAAAATGGGCGAAGGATGCAG GGAAAAGTGTCGGAATGGTAACGACTACTAAGGTTACTCACGCGACACCGGGAGCGCTGTACGCACAGTCAGTCGATCGGAACTGGGAGGATAACACAAAAATACCAGCGCCCGATGTTGGAAAATGTAAAGATATCGCCGCTCAACTCATAGACGGAGATGGGAAAGATCTCGAC gtGATATTCGGAGGAGGTCGTTGCCACTTTTACACGAAAAGTGACACAGATCCGGAGTATCCAAACAAGAAAGGAAAACGAACAGATGGTCGAAACCTTGTAACG GAATGGAAAGCCAACCAGAAGAAAGCCAACCTAAGACACACGTACGTCCACGATAAGAATGGATTCGATCAAATTAACCCGAAAAATGTTGACCGTGTTTTag GGTTATTCGAATACAGTCATATGCAGTACGAAGGTGAAAGGCTCAATGATACAGCGGGTGAACCGTCTATTGCTGAAATGACCAAAAAAGCCATCGAGATTCTGAAGAAGAATAAAAACGGATTCTTCTTACTCGTAGAAG GCGGCAGAATCGATCACGGTCATCACGAGTCATGGGCAAAACTGGCAATCATAGACAGCTGGGCGTTTGAAGCAGCGATCGGAGAGGTAGAACAACTCACTTCGGTTAGAGATACATTAACCGTCGTAACTGCCGATCATTCGCATGTATTTGATCTTGGGGGATATCCCACTAGAGGAAGTCCTCTATTCG GTTTGAATGATTACGAAAACGACACGTCCAATCTACCGTTCACGACTCTCATGTACACTAACGGACCCGGTTACGCCATCAGTAAAACTAACGGTTCCCGTCAACTACTCACGCCAAAACAAACAG GGGCTTTGAAATATAGGCAGGAATCCGGTATCAACCTGAAAGAGGAGACGCACGGTGGCGAAGACGTGTCGATCTACGCGCGAGGACCGATGTCATTCCTGTTTAACGGGGTCGTTGAACAGAATTATATAGCGCACGCGATGGGCTACGCCGCTTGTATCGGACCGAATAAAAACCACTGTCATGAGTCGGATAAAAGATACAACATTTGTACAACGAGCAAAGGCGCACAGACCAAATCATACGTTACATTACTTACAATAACCGCTGTAGTTTACGTAAATTATGTCATCAGTTAA
- the LOC141904440 gene encoding FMRFamide receptor-like yields the protein MDLSLANDSERTDWICSEYDRSLLTAVLFGIYGTMCVIGVVGNLFSFVVFTAMRHRGSGIFYLRALAIADGIASLSSTLSKLNYYLQLYGYVDGDWSREIARKYAGIDYVVMVSRYTSQSVTLAVTVDRYIAVIFPLKAPRYCTVHRAKLVTCSLFLFAGVHTLPQYFVVKMIETASCGDRDRVVLKFTIADYGPVWQSFLWGFFFTVDSILTKTLPFSLAMLLNIHVVFTILAANLKRKDLSKGKTNRNTVNIALVVVSLCFVSFLEGTYEVIANKQYGSIDYFYFFFAFLMFEMFNVSVNLFIYAFIRRGFLQTLVWCLTLGLFGRKF from the coding sequence ATGGATCTCTCACTGGCGAATGATTCAGAGAGAACGGATTGGATTTGTAGCGAATACGACAGAAGTTTGCTGACGGCCGTTTTGTTCGGTATCTACGGGACTATGTGCGTGATAGGAGTTGTTGGTAATCTGTTCAGTTTCGTCGTGTTTACGGCGATGCGACATCGCGGAAGCGGTATATTCTACTTGCGAGCTCTGGCCATCGCTGACGGAATCGCGTCCTTATCGAGCACCTTGTCGAAACTGAACTACTACCTACAACTGTACGGTTACGTCGACGGCGATTGGTCGCGCGAAATCGCCCGTAAATACGCCGGGATAGACTACGTCGTAATGGTCTCTAGATACACCAGTCAATCGGTCACTTTAGCCGTTACCGTAGATCGCTACATAGCGGTTATATTCCCGTTGAAGGCGCCACGGTATTGCACCGTTCACAGAGCTAAACTCGTAACGTGCTCGCTGTTTCTATTCGCCGGGGTTCATACGCTGCCGCAGTACTTCGTCGTTAAGATGATCGAAACGGCTTCTTGCGGCGATCGCGATCGAGTCGTTCTGAAATTCACGATCGCCGACTACGGCCCGGTGTGGCAGTCGTTTCTGTggggttttttcttcactgtCGATTCGATCCTGACGAAAACGTTGCCGTTCTCGTTGGCGATGCTGTTGAATATTCACGTCGTGTTTACGATCCTAGCGGCGAACCTAAAGCGAAAGGACTTATCTAAAGGGAAAACAAACCGAAACACAGTCAACATAGCGCTGGTCGTAGTGAGTTTATGTTTCGTCAGTTTTCTCGAAGGGACGTATGAAGTTATCGCTAATAAACAATACGGTTCGATTgactatttctattttttctttgCGTTTCTCATGTTCGAGATGTTCAATGTATCCGTTAATCTATTCATCTACGCGTTCATCCGGAGGGGATTTCTCCAAACTTTAGTTTGGTGTTTGACATTAGGTTTGTTCGGACGAAAATTCTGA
- the LOC141904568 gene encoding uncharacterized protein LOC141904568 isoform X1 yields the protein MKVFKHPYGMANIVWICGICVELLLLLQTVQTQSQLDNCLPSSCHVTENVNSPFGSTKTCFCDRQCYIHGDCCYDAANTGRSTPALRDLFENHLQCSGYAEKVIPTHTWFVKTCPDQYRDYFVKSLCEDKYDTPDEYVRWPVSGSLTGLTYRNMYCAMCWHEATFKYWKLRVNCREKRPQSKSETIDLNNNGLNALRDDRYFCTREYTSPIDTDHVRSCYFGKIVNTCSNITNKSNVIGCKERTTNMVSQMGTNTSYRNKYCALCNGVDETKLTCPFHNAGFRSVFAGRQYPLTILFDLNIGKASVRTSSATKDSKLICSRSEVYDSLTGTCRQVRCGIGYKFQDGRCKFDETASTEFAAMSGGRGMVSMKERCAIVTYQKGEYVLRSDGILIVTSLGTNYTADEYRFSTNGTIDVCVNDTGVLNATSAEQIFPSLDGVAGVITTIGQSISIVCLTLLLIIYSVLPTLRNVPGKSVMCLSAALLVGQLFFLVGPSAADNHYACVSLAVAIHFMFLSVFTWMNVLAVDLASTFWSTKLVSRPDPASQRRRYVKFAAYAFSLPLSVVVVGAILDVFAKNTAPYNPSYGTKLCWMNSGSAVGILFILPVSVLLLVNCCMYSLTIRGIYTASKAAKMVRKSDKTNLYLYMKLSVVLGGTWIFAFVWMLHRNIVIQYIYIILNSLQGLAVFVAFVCRAKVARMLRLLTESRTTSSPNKDASASTRLTLLNTNSSVNNDVTIRGEN from the exons ATGAAAGTATTTAA GCATCCGTACGGTATGGCGAATATTGTTTGGATATGCGGGATATGCGTGGAATTACTGCTTCTGCTACAAACAGTTCAGACCCAATCCCAGTTGGATAACTGTTTGCCCTCATCGTGTCACGTCACCGAAAACGTCAACAGCCCTTTCGGCAGCACGAAGACGTGTTTCTGCGACAGACAGTGTTATATCCATGGTGACTGTTGCTATGACGCTGCAAACACCGGCAGATCTACCCCGGCACTTCGAGATCTATTCGAGAACCATCTTCAGTGTTCTGGGTACGCGGAAAAAGTCATCCCGACACATACATGGTTCGTTAAAACATGTCCCGACCAATACCGGGACTATTTCGTAAAAAGTCTATGCGAGGATAAATACGATACGCCGGATGAATATGTACGGTGGCCCGTTAGTGGAAGTCTGACCGGTTTGACTTATCGCAACATGTATTGCGCAATGTGCTGGCACGAAGCGACGTTCAAGTACTGGAAGTTGCGGGTAAACTGTCGCGAGAAACGACCGCAATCGAAAAGTGAAACGATCGACTTGAATAACAACGGCTTGAACGCGCTCAGAGACGATCGATATTTCTGTACGCGGGAATATACGAGTCCGATCGATACCGATCACGTGAGGTCGTGTTATTTCGGTAAAATTGTAAATACATGTTCAAATATAACCAACAAATCTAACGTCATCGGATGTAAGGAACGAACTACGAATATGGTCAGCCAAATGGGCACCAATACTTCATATAGAAATAAGTATTGCGCGCTGTGTAACGGAGTCGATGAAACTAAACTCACGTGTCCTTTTCATAACGCTGGGTTTAGAAGCGTGTTCGCTGGTAGACAATACCCGTTAACTATCTTATTCGATTTGAACATCGGTAAAGCGTCCGTACGAACTTCGAGCGCCACCAAGGACTCGAAGCTGATCTGTAGCAGAAGCGAAGTGTACGATTCGTTAACCGGGACTTGCCGCCAGGTGCGCTGCGGTATCGGATACAaatttcaagatggccgttGCAAATTCGACGAAACGGCTTCGACGGAATTTGCGGCCATGTCCGGCGGACGCGGTATGGTTTCGATGAAAGAGCGTTGCGCAATAGTAACCTACCAGAAAGGAGAATACGTACTCCGAAGCGATGGGATTCTGATCGTGACGTCACTCGGGACGAATTACACCGCGGATGAGTACAGATTTTCGACCAATGGTACAATCGATGTTTGCGTGAACGATACGGGCGTGCTGAACGCTACAAGCGCCGAACAAATATTTCCGTCGCTAGATGGCGTCGCGGGCGTCATAACGACGATTggacaatcaatttcaatcgtATGTTTAACCCTGTTACTCATAATATACTCTGTTCTACCAACATTAAGAAACGTCCCAGGGAAATCTGTTATGTGCCTTTCGGCGGCTTTATTAGTCGGGCAGTTGTTTTTTCTCGTCGGCCCATCGGCAGCCGATAATCACTACGCCTGTGTCTCCCTCGCCGTCGCAATACACTTCATGTTTCTGTCGGTATTCACTTGGATGAACGTCTTGGCCGTCGACTTGGCGTCGACGTTTTGGTCGACGAAATTAGTGAGTCGTCCCGATCCCGCGTCGCAACGACGCAGATACGTGAAGTTTGCCGCGTACGCTTTCAGTTTACCGCTAAGCGTCGTTGTCGTCGGTGCGATCCTGGACGTATTCGCGAAAAATACCGCCCCCTATAATCCGAGTTACGGAACTAAACTATGTTGGATGAATAGCGGCTCAGCGGTCGGTATATTATTCATACTCCCGGTCAGCGTACTCTTACTCGTAAACTGTTGCATGTACAGCCTGACAATCCGTGGAATATATACGGCATCTAAAGCGGCGAAAATGGTGCGCAAATCCGACAAAACTAACTTGTATTTATACATGAAGTTGTCCGTTGTTCTCGGAGGAACTTGGATATTTGCTTTCGTTTGGATGCTGCATAGAAACATCGTCATTCAGTACATATACATAATACTGAACAGTTTACAAGGTTTGGCGGTTTTCGTGGCGTTCGTTTGTCGGGCTAAGGTAGCGCGCATGTTGCGTCTTCTGACCGAGTCTCGTACGACATCATCGCCGAATAAGGACGCCAGCGCGTCCACGCGTTTAACGTTATTAAACACGAATTCCAGCGTTAATAATGACGTCACGATTCGCGGCGAGAACTGA
- the LOC141904568 gene encoding uncharacterized protein LOC141904568 isoform X2 has protein sequence MANIVWICGICVELLLLLQTVQTQSQLDNCLPSSCHVTENVNSPFGSTKTCFCDRQCYIHGDCCYDAANTGRSTPALRDLFENHLQCSGYAEKVIPTHTWFVKTCPDQYRDYFVKSLCEDKYDTPDEYVRWPVSGSLTGLTYRNMYCAMCWHEATFKYWKLRVNCREKRPQSKSETIDLNNNGLNALRDDRYFCTREYTSPIDTDHVRSCYFGKIVNTCSNITNKSNVIGCKERTTNMVSQMGTNTSYRNKYCALCNGVDETKLTCPFHNAGFRSVFAGRQYPLTILFDLNIGKASVRTSSATKDSKLICSRSEVYDSLTGTCRQVRCGIGYKFQDGRCKFDETASTEFAAMSGGRGMVSMKERCAIVTYQKGEYVLRSDGILIVTSLGTNYTADEYRFSTNGTIDVCVNDTGVLNATSAEQIFPSLDGVAGVITTIGQSISIVCLTLLLIIYSVLPTLRNVPGKSVMCLSAALLVGQLFFLVGPSAADNHYACVSLAVAIHFMFLSVFTWMNVLAVDLASTFWSTKLVSRPDPASQRRRYVKFAAYAFSLPLSVVVVGAILDVFAKNTAPYNPSYGTKLCWMNSGSAVGILFILPVSVLLLVNCCMYSLTIRGIYTASKAAKMVRKSDKTNLYLYMKLSVVLGGTWIFAFVWMLHRNIVIQYIYIILNSLQGLAVFVAFVCRAKVARMLRLLTESRTTSSPNKDASASTRLTLLNTNSSVNNDVTIRGEN, from the coding sequence ATGGCGAATATTGTTTGGATATGCGGGATATGCGTGGAATTACTGCTTCTGCTACAAACAGTTCAGACCCAATCCCAGTTGGATAACTGTTTGCCCTCATCGTGTCACGTCACCGAAAACGTCAACAGCCCTTTCGGCAGCACGAAGACGTGTTTCTGCGACAGACAGTGTTATATCCATGGTGACTGTTGCTATGACGCTGCAAACACCGGCAGATCTACCCCGGCACTTCGAGATCTATTCGAGAACCATCTTCAGTGTTCTGGGTACGCGGAAAAAGTCATCCCGACACATACATGGTTCGTTAAAACATGTCCCGACCAATACCGGGACTATTTCGTAAAAAGTCTATGCGAGGATAAATACGATACGCCGGATGAATATGTACGGTGGCCCGTTAGTGGAAGTCTGACCGGTTTGACTTATCGCAACATGTATTGCGCAATGTGCTGGCACGAAGCGACGTTCAAGTACTGGAAGTTGCGGGTAAACTGTCGCGAGAAACGACCGCAATCGAAAAGTGAAACGATCGACTTGAATAACAACGGCTTGAACGCGCTCAGAGACGATCGATATTTCTGTACGCGGGAATATACGAGTCCGATCGATACCGATCACGTGAGGTCGTGTTATTTCGGTAAAATTGTAAATACATGTTCAAATATAACCAACAAATCTAACGTCATCGGATGTAAGGAACGAACTACGAATATGGTCAGCCAAATGGGCACCAATACTTCATATAGAAATAAGTATTGCGCGCTGTGTAACGGAGTCGATGAAACTAAACTCACGTGTCCTTTTCATAACGCTGGGTTTAGAAGCGTGTTCGCTGGTAGACAATACCCGTTAACTATCTTATTCGATTTGAACATCGGTAAAGCGTCCGTACGAACTTCGAGCGCCACCAAGGACTCGAAGCTGATCTGTAGCAGAAGCGAAGTGTACGATTCGTTAACCGGGACTTGCCGCCAGGTGCGCTGCGGTATCGGATACAaatttcaagatggccgttGCAAATTCGACGAAACGGCTTCGACGGAATTTGCGGCCATGTCCGGCGGACGCGGTATGGTTTCGATGAAAGAGCGTTGCGCAATAGTAACCTACCAGAAAGGAGAATACGTACTCCGAAGCGATGGGATTCTGATCGTGACGTCACTCGGGACGAATTACACCGCGGATGAGTACAGATTTTCGACCAATGGTACAATCGATGTTTGCGTGAACGATACGGGCGTGCTGAACGCTACAAGCGCCGAACAAATATTTCCGTCGCTAGATGGCGTCGCGGGCGTCATAACGACGATTggacaatcaatttcaatcgtATGTTTAACCCTGTTACTCATAATATACTCTGTTCTACCAACATTAAGAAACGTCCCAGGGAAATCTGTTATGTGCCTTTCGGCGGCTTTATTAGTCGGGCAGTTGTTTTTTCTCGTCGGCCCATCGGCAGCCGATAATCACTACGCCTGTGTCTCCCTCGCCGTCGCAATACACTTCATGTTTCTGTCGGTATTCACTTGGATGAACGTCTTGGCCGTCGACTTGGCGTCGACGTTTTGGTCGACGAAATTAGTGAGTCGTCCCGATCCCGCGTCGCAACGACGCAGATACGTGAAGTTTGCCGCGTACGCTTTCAGTTTACCGCTAAGCGTCGTTGTCGTCGGTGCGATCCTGGACGTATTCGCGAAAAATACCGCCCCCTATAATCCGAGTTACGGAACTAAACTATGTTGGATGAATAGCGGCTCAGCGGTCGGTATATTATTCATACTCCCGGTCAGCGTACTCTTACTCGTAAACTGTTGCATGTACAGCCTGACAATCCGTGGAATATATACGGCATCTAAAGCGGCGAAAATGGTGCGCAAATCCGACAAAACTAACTTGTATTTATACATGAAGTTGTCCGTTGTTCTCGGAGGAACTTGGATATTTGCTTTCGTTTGGATGCTGCATAGAAACATCGTCATTCAGTACATATACATAATACTGAACAGTTTACAAGGTTTGGCGGTTTTCGTGGCGTTCGTTTGTCGGGCTAAGGTAGCGCGCATGTTGCGTCTTCTGACCGAGTCTCGTACGACATCATCGCCGAATAAGGACGCCAGCGCGTCCACGCGTTTAACGTTATTAAACACGAATTCCAGCGTTAATAATGACGTCACGATTCGCGGCGAGAACTGA